Proteins co-encoded in one Verrucomicrobiota bacterium genomic window:
- a CDS encoding AbrB/MazE/SpoVT family DNA-binding domain-containing protein, translating to MKTALIAIGNSRGIRIPKPLIEQCGLSDDVELNVRDNAIIIQSSKAPRSDWDKAFA from the coding sequence ATGAAGACAGCACTCATTGCCATTGGAAATTCACGTGGAATCCGCATTCCCAAGCCCCTGATTGAACAATGCGGGTTAAGCGACGATGTCGAACTCAATGTGCGTGACAACGCCATTATCATCCAATCATCCAAAGCCCCGCGCTCCGACTGGGATAAAGCTTTTGCTTAA